The Halogeometricum borinquense DSM 11551 genome window below encodes:
- the wecB gene encoding non-hydrolyzing UDP-N-acetylglucosamine 2-epimerase, whose protein sequence is MTATSDGTPKVAIILGTRPEIIKCAPLIKACDRRGVDCLLIHTGQHYSEDLDQVFFDQLELPTPDYNLEVGSRSHGEQTGRMLEGIENLLEAHTPDIVLVQGDTNSVLAGALAGAKSNIDVGHVEAGLRSFDREMPEETNRVVTDHVSDYLFAPTEETKRYLERESVPGEIVVTGNTIVDSLYEYRDLAAEKSDVLNELNVAEDDFYLLTAHRAENVDTRDSFDRLLEGVSRFAAQTDREVVYPIHPRAQSRLDEFGLAVPEEIRTIEPLDFLDFLRLESAAALVFTDSGGVQEETCILGTPCVTLRYSTERPETAYVGANCLAGLDPDDIVEAGTMMLGKCADWDVPFGDGRAAERILDVLAVGAEPDAAEVPT, encoded by the coding sequence ATGACGGCCACTAGTGACGGGACGCCGAAGGTAGCCATTATTCTCGGGACTCGACCAGAGATTATCAAATGCGCACCCCTCATCAAGGCGTGCGACCGACGAGGAGTAGACTGTCTTCTCATCCACACCGGCCAGCACTACTCGGAAGACCTCGATCAGGTGTTCTTCGATCAGTTGGAACTCCCGACACCGGACTACAACCTCGAAGTCGGATCTCGTTCGCACGGCGAACAGACCGGTCGGATGCTCGAAGGTATCGAGAACCTCCTCGAAGCACACACACCGGATATCGTTCTCGTGCAGGGTGATACGAACTCGGTACTTGCGGGTGCGCTCGCGGGCGCGAAATCGAACATTGACGTGGGTCACGTCGAAGCGGGATTGCGGAGTTTCGACCGCGAGATGCCCGAGGAGACGAACCGGGTCGTGACCGACCACGTCTCTGACTACCTGTTCGCACCGACGGAGGAGACGAAACGGTATCTCGAACGGGAATCGGTTCCGGGCGAGATAGTCGTCACCGGGAACACCATCGTGGACTCACTCTACGAGTACCGTGACCTCGCTGCAGAGAAAAGCGATGTTCTCAACGAACTCAACGTGGCAGAAGACGACTTCTATCTCCTCACCGCACACCGTGCGGAAAACGTCGATACCCGGGACAGTTTCGACCGACTGCTGGAAGGCGTTTCACGCTTTGCGGCACAGACCGACCGTGAAGTCGTCTACCCGATACATCCCCGCGCACAGTCGCGCCTCGATGAGTTCGGTCTGGCGGTGCCCGAGGAGATTCGGACAATCGAACCCCTCGACTTCCTCGATTTCCTCCGACTGGAGTCGGCCGCTGCACTGGTGTTTACCGACTCCGGTGGCGTGCAAGAGGAGACGTGTATTCTCGGGACACCCTGTGTGACCCTCCGGTACAGCACGGAACGTCCGGAAACGGCTTATGTGGGTGCGAACTGTCTGGCTGGACTTGATCCCGACGACATCGTCGAGGCCGGGACGATGATGCTCGGAAAGTGCGCCGACTGGGATGTCCCGTTCGGTGACGGTCGTGCCGCAGAACGTATACTCGACGTACTCGCCGTCGGAGCGGAACCCGACGCAGCAGAGGTCCCGACATGA
- a CDS encoding glycosyltransferase family 4 protein has product MRICMLLNAVYPTDIRLAKEVESLAADGHTVYILSEADEDLPDREEVGSATVIRRPFQAAYAGLDGVAAGTRTLVTNVVESWVHALDDIVPTEGIEALHAHDLPMVHTALAAGEKHDLPVVADLHENWPEAVKQYRRGDSLDSFTNFRYVARRLTRPVLRWKRIERDAVQRADRVIAVTEEAAAHYVRDCGIDASKVDIVSNYVSLETFDDAELRDVGFEDDFVISYVGTLGGPHRGLDAVVRSMPAVVERVPSAHLVIVGNGQEYRSHLESIVTDLGIGDHVTFTGRVPFEDVPSYIDASDVCLVPHQSTGHTETTVPHKLFQYMAMSRPVVVTDVEPLRRVVEDADAGVVVRADDPAGFALAFVELATDHERARRLGENGRRAVETRYCWDTAGESLCACYRTLDNSSEPSRRSTELSTV; this is encoded by the coding sequence ATGCGCATCTGCATGCTCCTGAACGCGGTCTATCCAACCGACATCCGTCTCGCAAAAGAGGTCGAGTCGTTGGCCGCCGACGGTCACACTGTTTACATCCTGTCGGAGGCCGACGAGGACCTTCCCGACCGCGAGGAGGTTGGTTCGGCGACCGTCATCCGCCGCCCGTTTCAAGCGGCGTACGCGGGTCTCGACGGCGTCGCCGCTGGGACACGAACTCTCGTCACTAACGTCGTCGAGTCGTGGGTTCACGCGTTAGACGATATCGTCCCCACTGAGGGAATCGAGGCGCTTCACGCGCATGATCTCCCGATGGTCCATACGGCACTCGCTGCGGGCGAGAAACACGACCTCCCGGTCGTCGCAGATCTTCACGAGAACTGGCCCGAAGCCGTCAAACAGTACCGTCGCGGCGACTCACTCGACTCGTTCACAAATTTCCGGTACGTCGCTCGTCGCCTCACACGTCCGGTTCTCCGCTGGAAGCGAATCGAACGCGACGCCGTCCAACGCGCTGACCGGGTTATCGCTGTCACCGAAGAGGCGGCAGCCCACTACGTCAGAGACTGCGGAATCGACGCCTCGAAGGTAGATATTGTCTCGAACTACGTTTCCTTGGAAACATTCGACGACGCCGAACTCCGCGACGTGGGATTCGAAGACGATTTCGTTATCTCCTACGTCGGTACCCTCGGCGGTCCTCACCGCGGACTCGATGCGGTCGTCCGCTCGATGCCGGCCGTCGTAGAGCGAGTCCCGAGCGCACATCTCGTTATCGTCGGGAACGGCCAAGAGTACCGCAGTCACCTCGAATCTATCGTCACCGACCTCGGAATCGGAGATCACGTCACGTTCACGGGCCGTGTCCCCTTCGAGGACGTACCCTCATATATCGACGCAAGCGACGTCTGTCTCGTCCCGCACCAATCAACGGGACACACGGAGACGACGGTCCCGCACAAACTGTTCCAGTATATGGCGATGTCACGGCCCGTCGTCGTCACTGATGTGGAACCGCTCCGCCGTGTCGTCGAAGACGCCGACGCCGGAGTCGTCGTCCGCGCTGACGATCCGGCTGGCTTTGCACTCGCATTCGTCGAACTCGCTACAGACCACGAGCGCGCACGTCGGCTCGGCGAGAACGGCCGTCGTGCGGTCGAAACCCGTTACTGTTGGGATACCGCGGGAGAATCGCTTTGTGCGTGTTATCGCACGCTCGATAACAGTTCGGAGCCGTCTCGTCGCAGTACGGAACTCTCGACGGTCTGA
- the glmM gene encoding phosphoglucosamine mutase, whose protein sequence is MFGTSGIRGPVGETVTADLALHIGQAVAVEADRAVVGRDARVTGDVLADALSVGLRECGTDVIRVGVAATPTIARSVEWFGADVGVAITASHNPAADNGIKLWNESGQAFSPTQNERIERRLDNDDSARATWDSFGSESTDRSAVERHVSAITDEFDSMTGLNAVVDLGNGTGRVTVDALYELGATVNTLDAQPDGTFPARKSEPNAETLTTLQRTVPALDADFGIAHDGDSDRMVAVSDTGEYVPGDVLLALFARDAVSPGDSVAVPVDTSLLVADVVASAGGTVVYTPVGDVYIAEAVSQSGFVFGGEPSGAWIWPDQTLAPDANYAALRLADLIRREGPLSEQVADIAASRYTTRRLSLPVDDKASAMRAIDGLLSAKYDDIDTTDGVRVDTDDGWLLVRASGTEPLVRVTAEARQESKADALLEEVTSLIEKEEITT, encoded by the coding sequence ATGTTTGGAACGAGCGGTATTCGCGGACCTGTCGGTGAGACGGTGACCGCCGACCTCGCACTCCATATCGGACAGGCAGTCGCTGTGGAAGCCGACCGGGCTGTCGTTGGGCGGGATGCTCGCGTTACGGGTGATGTCCTCGCAGACGCCCTCAGTGTCGGTCTCCGCGAGTGTGGGACCGACGTGATTCGCGTCGGTGTTGCCGCTACGCCGACTATCGCGCGAAGCGTCGAGTGGTTCGGAGCGGACGTTGGCGTTGCCATCACTGCCTCGCACAATCCCGCAGCGGACAACGGCATCAAGTTGTGGAACGAGTCGGGACAGGCGTTCTCGCCGACACAGAACGAGCGTATCGAGCGACGACTCGACAACGACGATAGTGCGCGCGCGACGTGGGACTCGTTCGGAAGCGAGTCCACGGACCGCTCCGCCGTCGAACGTCACGTTTCAGCTATCACGGACGAGTTCGACTCGATGACGGGGTTGAATGCGGTCGTCGATCTCGGTAACGGCACTGGGCGGGTAACTGTGGATGCCCTCTACGAACTCGGTGCAACCGTGAACACGCTCGATGCGCAACCCGACGGCACCTTCCCAGCGCGCAAGAGTGAACCGAACGCTGAGACGCTCACAACACTCCAACGAACTGTGCCTGCGCTAGACGCGGATTTCGGAATCGCTCACGACGGCGATTCCGACCGGATGGTTGCCGTCTCTGACACCGGTGAGTACGTTCCCGGCGACGTTCTTCTTGCGCTCTTTGCGCGTGACGCTGTTTCTCCGGGTGATTCTGTCGCCGTCCCGGTCGATACCAGTCTCCTCGTCGCCGACGTGGTGGCGTCTGCGGGCGGGACTGTCGTTTACACGCCTGTCGGTGACGTGTACATCGCCGAGGCCGTCTCACAGTCCGGGTTCGTCTTCGGCGGTGAACCGAGTGGCGCGTGGATTTGGCCGGATCAGACGCTCGCACCCGATGCTAACTATGCAGCGCTCCGGCTCGCAGACTTGATTCGCCGCGAGGGACCGCTCTCCGAGCAGGTCGCCGATATCGCGGCGTCTCGGTACACCACGCGGCGACTGAGTCTCCCGGTTGATGACAAAGCGAGCGCAATGCGGGCTATTGACGGGCTTCTCTCCGCGAAATACGACGACATCGATACGACAGACGGTGTGCGCGTTGATACTGATGACGGGTGGCTCCTGGTTCGAGCGAGCGGAACCGAACCGCTCGTACGCGTGACAGCCGAGGCGAGACAGGAATCCAAAGCTGACGCGCTTTTAGAGGAAGTAACTAGTCTTATCGAGAAAGAAGAAATAACGACCTGA
- a CDS encoding nucleotide sugar dehydrogenase, translating into MKICVHGIGYIGLATAALFANNGHDVVGYDPNEKLVEELRAGNPRTTEDDLREYVLDALDEDFEPSNEVVEADCHIICVPTPYEEESKRADLSYVEMAGQTVAEHLREGDMVILESTVPPGTTEEVLAPILAAAELTPGRDFSLSHCPETVLPGNIAHELVHNDRIIGGIDDESTDKTIALYDPLVEGTIHRAPDATTAEFVKLSQNAYRDVNIAFANELARVAADYGISSRDAIDLANVHPRVDILNPGPGVGGHCLPIDPWFLGQFSDSLNLIESARRVNDGMIDFVIELLEDELSSLENADIAVLGVAYKGNVDDARHSPGLRLVERLTTMEPREVGAAAADGGQTRACGSVRVHDPHVESDESSDIDIVDLETALDGADAVVVCAGHDAFCDINPAEAADLMDGRVIVDSFSILDAVTWREHGFDYAAI; encoded by the coding sequence ATGAAAATCTGTGTACACGGAATCGGTTACATCGGACTCGCAACAGCGGCACTGTTCGCAAACAACGGTCACGACGTCGTCGGCTATGATCCCAACGAGAAACTCGTCGAAGAGTTGCGTGCGGGGAACCCGCGTACTACAGAGGACGACCTCCGCGAGTACGTCCTCGACGCACTCGATGAGGACTTCGAACCCTCGAACGAGGTGGTCGAAGCCGACTGTCATATCATCTGCGTTCCCACACCCTACGAAGAAGAGTCAAAGCGCGCCGACCTCTCGTACGTCGAGATGGCGGGGCAGACCGTGGCTGAACATCTCCGCGAGGGAGATATGGTTATCCTCGAATCAACGGTGCCACCGGGAACGACCGAGGAAGTACTTGCGCCCATCCTCGCGGCAGCAGAGTTGACGCCCGGAAGGGACTTTTCGCTGTCACACTGTCCGGAGACGGTCCTCCCGGGAAATATTGCGCACGAACTGGTCCACAACGACCGCATCATCGGCGGCATCGACGACGAATCGACCGACAAAACCATCGCTCTGTACGACCCGCTCGTGGAGGGCACCATCCACCGCGCTCCCGATGCGACGACAGCGGAGTTCGTGAAACTCTCACAGAACGCCTACCGCGACGTGAACATCGCGTTCGCAAACGAACTGGCCCGCGTGGCGGCCGACTACGGGATCAGCTCACGCGACGCCATCGACTTAGCGAACGTCCACCCGCGCGTGGATATTTTGAACCCCGGACCCGGCGTCGGCGGACACTGTCTCCCAATCGATCCGTGGTTCCTCGGACAGTTCTCTGACTCGCTGAACCTCATCGAAAGTGCCCGGCGAGTCAACGACGGGATGATAGACTTCGTCATCGAACTCCTCGAAGACGAACTTAGCTCGCTCGAAAACGCCGACATTGCCGTACTCGGCGTTGCGTACAAGGGGAACGTAGACGATGCGCGACACAGTCCGGGTCTCCGGCTGGTTGAACGCCTGACGACGATGGAGCCACGGGAAGTCGGTGCAGCAGCGGCCGACGGGGGACAAACCCGAGCGTGCGGCAGCGTTCGCGTTCACGATCCCCACGTTGAGAGCGACGAAAGTAGCGATATCGACATCGTAGACCTCGAAACCGCTCTCGACGGCGCGGACGCAGTTGTTGTTTGCGCCGGTCACGACGCGTTCTGCGATATCAACCCGGCCGAAGCGGCCGACCTGATGGACGGACGCGTCATCGTCGATAGCTTCTCCATCCTTGATGCGGTCACTTGGCGCGAACACGGGTTCGACTACGCAGCAATATAA
- a CDS encoding HalOD1 output domain-containing protein — protein sequence MRAQTESWWEQRINYDNSSNSYHVKHEQSELISTNIVLTIAAIEETEPTELPPLATTIDPDALDNLFTEDSSGHVTFSYTGYEITIHNDGSLEIVPSADVARQRSN from the coding sequence ATGAGAGCACAGACTGAGAGTTGGTGGGAACAGCGTATCAACTACGACAATAGTTCAAATTCCTATCATGTCAAGCATGAGCAATCAGAACTTATCAGTACGAATATCGTTCTGACCATCGCGGCCATCGAAGAAACGGAGCCGACGGAACTACCGCCGCTGGCGACGACAATTGATCCTGACGCACTCGATAACCTGTTTACGGAAGATAGCAGTGGGCATGTTACGTTTTCGTATACGGGCTACGAAATAACGATCCACAACGACGGCAGCTTGGAAATTGTCCCTAGTGCCGACGTTGCTCGGCAACGATCAAACTGA
- a CDS encoding metal-dependent hydrolase, with translation MAFESTAMWPWGHLAFAYVLYSSFFRLRYRLPPTWPGVALLALGSQAPDLIDKPLAWTLSLLPSGRSFAHSLVLGAVIVVVAVAIIRRLDLPGEKAFVIGYYSHLVGDSYRSVLTGKFHELAFLLWPFAPLNTGDEPTVGIVHYLLHVQLDGQVVMELGFAGVVVLWWVLDGAPGVTAVWNAMRRRITRPAS, from the coding sequence ATGGCGTTCGAGAGTACGGCGATGTGGCCCTGGGGACATCTCGCGTTCGCCTACGTGCTCTACTCGTCGTTCTTTCGTCTCCGGTACCGACTGCCGCCGACGTGGCCGGGAGTCGCGCTGTTAGCGCTCGGTTCGCAGGCGCCTGACCTCATTGACAAGCCGTTGGCGTGGACGCTCAGCCTCCTCCCGAGCGGCCGGTCGTTCGCTCATTCGCTCGTCCTCGGGGCGGTCATCGTCGTCGTCGCCGTTGCTATCATTCGAAGGCTGGACTTACCCGGCGAAAAAGCGTTTGTCATCGGGTACTACTCACATCTTGTCGGAGACAGCTACCGATCAGTTCTCACAGGGAAATTCCACGAACTTGCCTTCCTCCTGTGGCCGTTCGCGCCGCTGAACACCGGTGACGAGCCGACCGTCGGTATCGTCCACTACCTTTTGCATGTTCAACTGGATGGACAAGTCGTGATGGAACTCGGATTTGCGGGCGTCGTCGTCCTCTGGTGGGTTCTCGACGGTGCGCCGGGTGTGACAGCAGTGTGGAACGCGATGCGTCGCCGAATCACCCGACCGGCAAGCTAA
- a CDS encoding sulfatase-like hydrolase/transferase, with protein MHVVLVTASAVRHDHVHAGNGQIHSSLPTLSRLADDATVFSRAYTSSPDHESTLRAILTGTHPTRDLGVVPTLVDTIAESGWETGLFHGDSDGPLTSWGFEVPDESTTHSTTEQFRQMLGQKITAETTLGGLLERGDRLLGSSLGIRLTSSPTHAGEAVTERALSWLTETTEPQFLWVHYDDAAAPHVPREGTVSDDIDKRTATKLAYATENAPETLTDDEQETLNTLYRGELEHLDQCLGQLFDGIQSRLDANETVTAFAGTSGCPLGEHGTWYETTSDFHDESVRVPLFIHGPEFDAETVEFAASSVDILPTLLAAVGVKYDQQRGGSDLRTFMGRRVTERQVFAASGNALSEAMVCNSRWKLARALREGRETLFDHGDDPKERRDRSSENLPVHRALSHALDCFVENRRTQQTESSHRVTASGER; from the coding sequence ATGCACGTCGTCCTCGTCACTGCGTCCGCCGTACGTCACGACCACGTCCACGCGGGGAATGGACAAATACACAGTTCACTTCCAACGCTCTCCCGTCTCGCGGATGATGCGACAGTGTTCTCGCGGGCATACACGAGTTCACCGGACCACGAATCGACCCTTCGAGCGATACTGACGGGGACCCATCCGACAAGGGATCTGGGCGTCGTTCCGACGTTGGTTGATACCATCGCTGAGTCGGGGTGGGAAACGGGACTGTTTCACGGCGATTCGGACGGTCCGCTCACCTCGTGGGGGTTCGAGGTTCCCGACGAATCGACCACGCACAGCACGACCGAACAGTTCCGACAAATGCTCGGACAGAAGATAACAGCGGAGACAACACTCGGGGGACTGCTGGAACGCGGAGACCGATTGCTCGGATCGTCACTCGGCATTCGTCTCACTTCGTCGCCGACGCACGCCGGCGAAGCCGTGACGGAACGTGCGCTGTCATGGCTTACTGAGACGACAGAACCACAGTTCCTGTGGGTTCATTACGACGACGCGGCGGCACCGCACGTTCCGCGCGAAGGGACGGTAAGCGACGACATCGACAAGCGGACGGCGACGAAGCTCGCGTACGCCACCGAGAACGCGCCGGAAACGCTCACAGATGACGAACAGGAAACACTCAACACGCTGTATCGGGGCGAACTCGAACACCTCGATCAGTGCCTCGGTCAACTGTTCGACGGCATACAGTCACGTCTCGATGCGAACGAAACTGTGACGGCGTTCGCGGGGACAAGCGGGTGTCCGTTGGGCGAACACGGGACGTGGTACGAGACGACGAGCGATTTCCACGACGAATCGGTTCGCGTCCCCTTGTTCATTCACGGACCGGAGTTCGACGCCGAAACAGTGGAGTTTGCCGCCTCGTCCGTGGACATTCTGCCGACGCTTCTCGCCGCAGTCGGCGTCAAGTACGACCAACAGCGCGGTGGGTCCGACCTCCGGACGTTCATGGGTCGTCGTGTGACCGAACGGCAGGTGTTCGCTGCAAGCGGCAATGCGCTGTCAGAGGCGATGGTCTGTAACAGTCGGTGGAAACTGGCGCGGGCACTCCGTGAAGGTCGTGAGACGCTGTTCGACCACGGTGACGACCCCAAAGAACGCCGTGACCGCTCCAGTGAGAACCTGCCTGTCCACCGCGCTCTCTCGCACGCCCTGGACTGCTTCGTCGAAAACCGACGGACGCAACAAACGGAATCGTCCCACCGCGTCACAGCGTCCGGCGAACGCTGA
- a CDS encoding class I SAM-dependent methyltransferase, with protein sequence MSETTTISEPTTSNDIREERLERWVKQPPVGPNMQYLRDAERVAALDHLGHRDTVLDLASESTLTAGIDADEVVRLDFSADASETAREELGDRVDTYEVTEPEAPRLPFPDNHFDGAVCIGPYDWKFLDVAGLTDEVHRVTTADGLYVFSVPTPRSPYAVNGNNRFYEPEEALDIISPEWTLTDYDLLFQYPRPLHLGINSLPESLQERFVTVSERLTEQLTEREMWHRASYIVLAARPMKFKSYLQRGVESLFRPTGENGFWDEVTDSIIRALNYEIDGDSVTWSRDESREWRYATMAMMGVLNWRASSVGSDRHDKKIHREFEYFDEHIASGELLNEMPSYGLGPLLSVYATAATVFDEKRESYLDSARTLFDHAVETVEFDHAEDSLVLYGATYLLEADPTDERVRAFVKRGLSEISDRRATEGLFHFDNATTRRHQNQMYTCWALARAIEVTGQTGYLTDVESALDYTIEHRMRKDGAFIWEDLPFYARIPGEIRNRLTERTPYWQYLYECHQTFFVNAVAHYYDAGGENDYTQAVRRAMAWIFETNGTGRDLVDVSGIGVPMRQVTVDGRMDNRQFTSGWRDQQYKGTYEVGSYVMALTHLLDGTIN encoded by the coding sequence ATGTCAGAAACCACAACAATCTCCGAGCCGACCACGTCGAACGATATCCGAGAAGAACGCCTCGAACGGTGGGTAAAACAACCGCCAGTCGGACCGAACATGCAGTATCTCCGCGACGCCGAACGGGTCGCCGCACTCGATCATCTCGGTCACCGCGACACAGTGTTAGATCTCGCCTCCGAATCAACACTGACGGCCGGTATCGACGCTGACGAGGTCGTCCGCCTCGACTTCTCGGCCGACGCCAGCGAGACGGCCCGCGAGGAACTCGGTGACCGCGTCGATACCTACGAAGTGACGGAACCAGAAGCACCGCGCTTGCCGTTTCCGGACAACCACTTTGACGGGGCAGTCTGCATCGGCCCTTACGACTGGAAGTTCCTCGACGTGGCCGGTCTAACCGACGAAGTACACCGCGTCACGACAGCCGACGGACTCTATGTCTTCTCCGTTCCGACACCGCGGTCACCCTACGCGGTAAACGGAAACAACCGCTTCTACGAACCCGAGGAAGCACTCGACATTATCTCGCCGGAGTGGACACTCACGGACTACGACCTCCTGTTTCAGTATCCCCGCCCCCTCCACCTCGGAATCAACTCCCTGCCAGAGAGCCTTCAAGAGCGATTCGTCACCGTTTCCGAACGACTCACAGAACAGTTGACCGAACGCGAGATGTGGCATCGCGCGTCCTATATCGTCCTCGCGGCGCGGCCGATGAAGTTCAAGTCGTACCTTCAACGGGGCGTTGAGTCGCTGTTCCGGCCGACCGGAGAGAACGGCTTCTGGGATGAGGTTACCGACTCCATTATCCGCGCACTGAACTACGAGATAGACGGTGACTCGGTAACGTGGTCACGCGACGAGAGCCGAGAGTGGCGCTACGCCACGATGGCGATGATGGGCGTGCTGAACTGGCGGGCGTCGTCCGTCGGATCGGACCGCCACGACAAGAAAATTCACCGCGAGTTCGAGTACTTCGACGAGCATATCGCGTCGGGCGAACTCCTGAACGAGATGCCGAGTTACGGACTCGGCCCGCTCCTCTCGGTTTACGCGACGGCCGCGACCGTGTTCGATGAGAAGCGCGAGTCGTACCTCGACTCGGCGCGGACGTTGTTCGATCACGCCGTGGAGACGGTCGAGTTTGACCACGCCGAAGACAGTCTCGTTCTCTACGGCGCGACGTATCTCCTCGAAGCGGATCCAACAGACGAACGGGTTCGGGCGTTCGTCAAGCGCGGCCTCTCCGAAATATCCGACCGTCGTGCTACCGAGGGACTGTTCCATTTCGACAATGCGACGACGCGACGACACCAAAACCAGATGTACACCTGTTGGGCGCTCGCGCGCGCCATCGAAGTGACCGGACAGACGGGCTACCTCACTGACGTGGAGTCGGCTCTCGATTACACCATCGAGCATCGGATGCGCAAAGACGGCGCATTCATCTGGGAGGATCTGCCGTTCTACGCCCGAATCCCCGGCGAGATTCGGAATCGGCTCACCGAACGGACGCCGTACTGGCAGTATCTATACGAGTGCCACCAGACGTTCTTCGTCAACGCCGTCGCACATTACTACGACGCGGGTGGCGAGAACGACTATACACAGGCGGTGCGCCGCGCGATGGCGTGGATATTCGAGACAAACGGCACTGGCCGTGATCTCGTTGACGTGTCGGGTATCGGCGTCCCGATGCGGCAGGTGACAGTAGACGGGCGGATGGACAACCGACAGTTCACCAGTGGATGGCGCGACCAACAGTACAAAGGAACGTACGAAGTCGGCTCCTACGTGATGGCGCTGACGCATCTCCTCGACGGCACCATCAACTGA
- the aglF gene encoding UTP--glucose-1-phosphate uridylyltransferase AglF, with protein sequence MKAVVLAAGKGTRLQPLTNDKPKALVEVDGRPILEHCLDTLSELDADEFILVVGHRKEQIIARFGDEYRNIPITYAHQREALGLAHAVLTAEEHVDDDFMLMLGDNIFEANLDEVVARQHDDHADAAFLVEEVPWDEASRYGVCVTNDDGDIVEVVEKPDNPESNLVMTGFYTFSPAIFHACNLVQPSDRGEYELPDAIDLLIRSGRTISAIPCDGWRVDVGYPEDRDRAERLIRAERGELGLEELDAVERSQFSSAASSADDGD encoded by the coding sequence ATGAAAGCAGTCGTCCTCGCCGCTGGAAAGGGAACCCGTCTCCAACCGCTGACGAACGATAAACCGAAGGCGCTCGTCGAAGTTGACGGCCGACCGATTCTCGAACACTGCCTTGATACGCTCTCCGAACTCGATGCCGATGAGTTCATTCTCGTCGTCGGACACCGGAAAGAGCAGATTATCGCCCGATTCGGTGACGAGTACCGCAACATTCCGATCACGTACGCCCACCAACGGGAGGCACTCGGTCTCGCACACGCCGTACTCACCGCCGAAGAGCACGTTGACGACGACTTCATGCTGATGCTCGGCGACAACATCTTCGAGGCCAACCTTGACGAAGTTGTCGCGCGACAGCACGACGACCACGCCGATGCGGCGTTCTTGGTCGAAGAGGTTCCGTGGGACGAGGCGTCTCGATACGGCGTTTGTGTCACGAACGACGACGGCGACATCGTCGAAGTCGTCGAGAAACCGGACAATCCCGAATCGAACCTTGTCATGACGGGCTTTTACACGTTCTCGCCCGCCATTTTCCACGCCTGCAACCTCGTCCAACCCTCCGACCGCGGCGAGTACGAACTCCCGGACGCCATCGATCTACTCATCCGATCCGGCCGGACTATCTCCGCAATTCCGTGTGATGGATGGCGTGTTGACGTTGGGTATCCGGAAGACCGCGACCGCGCTGAGCGCCTCATACGAGCGGAGCGGGGTGAACTCGGACTTGAGGAACTTGATGCGGTGGAGCGGTCGCAGTTCTCCTCAGCGGCGTCATCTGCTGACGACGGCGACTAA